In a single window of the Pseudomonas sp. B21-015 genome:
- a CDS encoding apoptosis inducing factor family protein has translation MALHRVARFADVPLDRGLEVRIDKMKIVLLRVGDQLRAYQGKCPHAGAPLAKGALCEGRLICPWHKAAYRLEDGALCEPPSLDSLRRYPLEVRDDEVWVDDQPMPSPSTPPVDDKRTFAIIGAGAAGTACAAALREKGFGGRVLLIDREPEAGYDRTVLSKFVIAGEMPPDEVPPLRDEDFYREQRIERINSDVMGLDAPNRTLRLADGQSLSYDAAVIATGGIPKSLSLPGADLPQVFVLRSKAQAQQILKTAKPGQRAVIVGDSFIGLESASSLRQYGLDVTVLARHAIPFKAQFGDAVGKAIRALHEANGVVFHTDGEAAKIEGTGKVEAVLLDNGQRIAADLVLVGIGVTPASAPFADLPKEKDQSLKVDGGMRVTDGLWAVGDIATFPLNGQPQRIEHWRLAQQQARIAAANMLGGDERYLDVPYFWTWHFGKNYDYLGHAEAWDEVEFKGDPEHPPFIGLFGKNGVVAAAVACDQERAMAMLAERMKQPLSVDEAWRLVRDLS, from the coding sequence ATGGCACTGCACCGCGTCGCCCGTTTCGCCGATGTGCCCCTTGACCGTGGCCTTGAGGTCCGAATCGACAAGATGAAAATCGTCTTGCTACGGGTCGGCGATCAATTGCGCGCCTATCAGGGCAAATGCCCCCACGCCGGGGCTCCCTTGGCCAAAGGTGCGCTGTGCGAGGGACGGCTGATCTGCCCGTGGCACAAGGCGGCTTATCGGCTCGAAGACGGCGCGCTGTGCGAACCACCGTCTCTGGACAGTCTGCGGCGTTACCCGCTTGAAGTTCGCGATGACGAGGTCTGGGTCGATGACCAGCCGATGCCCAGCCCCAGCACACCGCCGGTGGACGATAAGCGGACCTTTGCGATCATCGGTGCCGGTGCCGCCGGTACGGCCTGCGCTGCGGCGCTGCGGGAGAAAGGCTTCGGCGGCCGGGTGCTGCTGATCGACCGTGAACCCGAGGCCGGTTACGACCGGACGGTATTGAGCAAGTTCGTGATTGCCGGGGAGATGCCGCCGGACGAAGTTCCGCCTCTGCGGGATGAAGATTTTTATCGTGAACAGCGCATTGAACGGATAAACAGCGATGTGATGGGCCTGGATGCACCGAACCGGACTCTGCGACTGGCCGACGGTCAATCGTTGAGCTACGACGCCGCCGTGATTGCCACCGGAGGCATACCAAAATCCCTGTCGCTGCCGGGCGCCGATCTACCGCAGGTATTCGTGCTGCGCTCGAAGGCGCAAGCGCAGCAGATTCTGAAGACGGCAAAACCCGGCCAACGGGCAGTGATTGTCGGCGACAGCTTCATTGGCCTGGAATCCGCTTCGTCCCTGCGTCAGTACGGCCTGGACGTCACCGTCCTGGCCCGCCATGCCATCCCCTTCAAGGCGCAATTCGGCGACGCCGTCGGCAAGGCGATTCGTGCCCTGCACGAGGCTAACGGCGTGGTGTTTCATACCGATGGTGAAGCCGCGAAGATCGAAGGCACAGGCAAGGTCGAAGCGGTGCTGCTGGACAACGGTCAACGCATTGCGGCGGACCTGGTGTTGGTCGGGATTGGTGTCACCCCGGCATCGGCCCCGTTTGCCGATCTGCCAAAAGAAAAAGACCAGTCATTGAAGGTCGACGGCGGCATGCGCGTGACCGACGGGCTCTGGGCCGTCGGCGACATCGCGACCTTCCCGCTCAACGGCCAGCCTCAACGGATCGAGCACTGGCGCCTGGCCCAACAACAGGCGCGGATTGCAGCGGCGAATATGCTCGGCGGCGACGAACGCTACCTCGACGTGCCGTATTTCTGGACCTGGCACTTCGGCAAAAACTACGACTACCTCGGACACGCCGAGGCCTGGGACGAGGTTGAATTCAAAGGCGACCCAGAACATCCGCCGTTTATTGGCCTGTTCGGCAAGAACGGCGTGGTAGCGGCCGCCGTTGCCTGCGATCAGGAACGGGCGATGGCGATGCTCGCCGAACGAATGAAACAGCCGCTGTCGGTGGATGAGGCGTGGCGCCTGGTTCGTGACCTGAGCTGA
- a CDS encoding YbhB/YbcL family Raf kinase inhibitor-like protein: MTRLTSLNPWLAAVAVAFCVQLPAQAQERFTLSIPGVSDNRLFTVAEASDASGCGGKNQSPALSWNAGPPGTLSYAIVMHDPDGQKGLGVDHWIRYGIKASTRQIPAGVGTKSTLEGVGGTNIKGTTTYIGPCPPVGDSSHHYIIQLYALDLAPEALPAGLTRAQLMEQIKGHVLKNSSVVRRYHR, from the coding sequence ATGACCCGATTGACCTCTTTGAACCCTTGGCTGGCGGCCGTTGCAGTCGCCTTTTGCGTGCAGTTGCCAGCGCAGGCCCAGGAGCGTTTCACCCTCAGTATTCCCGGTGTTTCGGACAATCGGCTGTTCACGGTGGCGGAGGCCAGCGATGCCAGCGGTTGCGGCGGCAAGAACCAGTCTCCGGCCCTGAGCTGGAACGCCGGCCCTCCAGGCACCCTCAGCTACGCCATCGTCATGCACGACCCGGACGGCCAGAAAGGCCTGGGCGTCGATCACTGGATTCGTTACGGCATCAAGGCCTCGACCCGTCAGATCCCGGCCGGCGTCGGCACCAAATCCACCCTCGAAGGCGTGGGCGGCACCAACATCAAAGGCACCACCACCTACATTGGCCCTTGCCCGCCTGTCGGCGACAGCTCCCATCACTACATCATCCAGCTCTACGCCCTGGACCTGGCGCCAGAGGCCTTGCCTGCCGGCCTGACCCGCGCGCAGCTGATGGAGCAGATCAAAGGCCATGTGCTGAAAAACAGCAGCGTGGTGCGGCGTTATCACCGCTGA